Part of the Rissa tridactyla isolate bRisTri1 chromosome 3, bRisTri1.patW.cur.20221130, whole genome shotgun sequence genome, cccctaacatatactggtgcttagcattcttcctccccaatAACTACTTCAGTTAATGCTTATTCATGTCAGAATACCCTTATGATCCGGCAGATTGCCGTTCTCCACTGACAAGCAGTATGTCCAACTGTGAACTGTTACGGGAGGGCTAGGATGGTGTACTGTCCAGACTACGTTGCAATCCTCGTGGAAAGTTCTGTCGGTTGCACTCAGAGCATTAGAACTGCTTGAAGGATGTGATAATTTGGCCATTCGGCTGGGCAGTATTTTCTGTGCTCTCAGTTATCTGGCTGAGTGGTTCCTATCCCAGCTACTGTGCCTTGCAGACATGAGTcttgcagatttattttcttcttgcaggAAGTCCTGCTTCGTCATGGTATGATTTGAGCCTGATCTGCAGATAGCTGGgactaaattattttcattttccgtGTAGACTGTTTGAGTATGTAAAAAGGTCATCACCAATTCATGAGAAGACTTACAGAGGAATGTAGGAATTTAAAGTCATAGGTCAAAAAGGAAAAGTATATGCTTCATAAACAAGGATCGAAAACGTGACTTGATGTAGAAGAGGGTGTGAACCAGAGCCCTTCTCTGGAAATATCATTTTGGGGAAATCCTTGACAAGGCTGTAGATACAgttcagctcctctctgcttAAACCAGTAGGAATGTTGTGCTGGAGTGGTCCAGAAAGGAATGCTAGCACTCGTCTAAGATGGTACAGCAGGGTCCAAACACAGCTCTGAGTACACCGATCGGTGGCCTCACATGTCTCCTCTGAAACTCTTTGAACTCACTCATTGCACAGAAATTGAAGCGGTGTAGAGAAACAGAAAGAGGTAATTGGAAGAGGTCAACAAACAATCTTCCTGGTGCCCCATGGCCACAAACTCACACAGAGGCAGAGTCAAGGGCTCTCTTCCGTGTCAGCAATTTTATTGTCTGTTCTTAAAAATCTACACTGAAGGGAACTTTGCAGGTGCCCTCAGCAGCCTAATTCAGTGCCTCTAACCTTTACAGTTACACATTTTCCATAATCACCAACGTATTTATCTTTGTTTCAGATTGTGTGATTTCACATTGTCCTTCACCCAGCTGTCCCTGTGAACATTTGTCTCAGTCCTTTACCAAGTGACGGACTGTTATCGTGTCCTTACCTGAATCTTGTCCTATCTAAACCAAACCAGCATCCACCTGTTCACAAGGTCGCACTCCGCTCATGTCTTAGCATTCATAAGGTTCTCCTTTGTATGTTCTCCAGTACAGCAACatctggacacagcactccagccaAAGCATCAAGTAGAGCACTTTAATTAAAACATCATTAAATTTCAACATCATCATGCTGAGTGGATTTAGGTAGCAATTTGCTAGGACTCCCCCCAGATTCTTTTCTGCAAGACTGAGGTGGGCAAAACTATATAAAGTCACATGAGACAGATAATAAATGAAGAATCGGGCATTGCCAGATTCACCTCAAAACCTTTTACCTTAAAGTAATCCGCCTATTAGTTCCAATATGCGTGGGATTCATTCTGTCCTCCCATTTCTAAAACACATCTGTCTGAGAGGCCGACCATGCAAAATTCAGACTCAAAAATAATAAGAACGGCAAACCGTGTAAGAACATGCAGTATTGCATCCAGCTTCTGAGAGGTTTTGCCatctgtcctgggttgagcgacacaggattaaattatcttctaatgcctgggagaactcccttttggaagactctactatctgaattcatgaaaatatttattttatagccaGCCATGCTAcatgggattcaaggtctcggtgtttttgagccttgccaggtgcagggaagaggaggagcgagacctgggcatttgacctaggattatttcataccaacaggattatttcacaccatgaacgtcacattcaatataaattagaaagtttgctgcgtattttctctctcccttgttggtggtggtccagagaacttcttgcccaggagccggacccctgagcccttcccttcctcctgaagccatagCTCTCGTAGTGTCCAACATTTGTTGTCCTCtactgggagtgcacagcttcctgctgatagaatgggctgagtataattcttgtataccttatattagtatcgggattaatactggttctttattattattgttaattatttagtcttatcctatcaaatctatttatatttcaaccctcgtgtttccttgttttccctgattccccttcctgggtggggaggggttatTGGGTGATAgcataattgtctaaatgacaataaattgttatgggttttctcaaaccataacatcaTCTTTTTCTGAGTTTGCCATTCAATTTGATTTTGTGTAATTCGATTACACAAATTGCTGAGGTTGGATTCTAGTGATGAGGCTGTAGTGTTAACAGCCAGGACTGGAATGACGATGGGTGAGTGAAGAGGGCTGTATCttgttaatttaatttctgagtTGTTTCCACGTTTACTTTTGCTTTGAACAGTATCTCTCAGGTTGCACCTATTTAGGAACGTTTACCCCGGTCTATTTTGTTCATGCCAGATGAAATGTGTTCATACGCTTTTGTAACAGCGCATTCCCAGTGAGTTACAGGATCAGCGTACCTCTGCCTTGTTTTGGATGAGTGCTCCTCCTTCAGAGCAGATATCTTCTAGCAGACCTTTTGTTCGCTTTCTTGAGCCTATGATGGCTCTCTGAGTGCAGTCTCGGATGTTTAAACTAAAAGTGCTCTCGGGTTGAAACTTTAAAATCCAGGAAGTTCACAGTTTCTGGTGACATGACAGTACATGATGAACGCatacaggaaaaaacagcagcatggTCAGGACATCCCCCTGTGCTCACATACCAAGTTGATTACATACCTAATGCTCTGACATTGTGCAATTTTCACATTCTTCTGCAAAGTGAACCAATATTTCTCATACTTTTAAGCTGTGGTTTGATGACACAGTGCCTTGAACAGAAACCCTCTTTAAAGGAATCCTTCCACCTTGCTGACATTCTCTTCCATTCCACACCCCAAGGTGAACAGAGCGCTCTTGTCTAATGAGGTTGGCCAAGCAGCCCTGCTTTAGCTGCCAGAGCTTCATTCTGCTGAAATATGGCACTCCTGAAATCTCATGGAGATCCTTTGTGccgtttttaaatatttctgtaggcAGTGGTCTGAGCAAGTCATCTCTTCTGGTTTAACATCTCTGCTAGTGAAATCCTTTATGCAGACCAGGAAGCAGTTTTCTGTAAGTTTATTGCATGTTCCGAGAAACTCTTTGAACTTCTTGATCTGATCTGATTCTGATATTTGTCCAGCCATGCTCTACAGCCTGTGATTCACTCACCTTCTCGGCTGCTTTTGGTACCATTGGTTAAAATTTTTTGAAAGccacagcaacaaaacaaaacaaaacaaaacaaaacaaaacaaaacaaaacacacaaaaagagggaggaggaaggtttAAATTGGATGGGTTTTCCAGTCAAGGGCTGGCAATGTGAAAGGTGTGGATTGACCACAGCTAACTCGGTCTCAGACAAGGCTGCCCTCCCTCGTCTTCAGCTCTGCTTGTCCTAACCTGAAAGGAGACAGCCAAGGGAGCGACACTGCATGAGAACTACACAATGGTTTCTGTAGAGATAGACCATGGACTCATGTGGAGCTGCTTGacagggcagaaaggaagaggtcCTCCTTCTCCTTACCCTCCTGCCCATCCTGCCCACCTCtgttcctcccctcttccctgcttAGGGCCACATatctgctcctctccttgctcTGGCCCAGGCACTTGCTGGGCACTTCTTTGGGATGATTGAACCGATAGAAGCAAGCT contains:
- the LOC128907340 gene encoding mitochondrial import inner membrane translocase subunit Tim9-like; this encodes MAGQISESDQIKKFKEFLGTCNKLTENCFLVCIKDFTSRDVKPEEMTCSDHCLQKYLKTAQRISMRFQECHISAE